In the genome of Pichia kudriavzevii chromosome 4, complete sequence, one region contains:
- a CDS encoding uncharacterized protein (PKUD0D02880; similar to Saccharomyces cerevisiae YOL012C (HTZ1); ancestral locus Anc_6.43) produces the protein MSGKVHGGKGKSGAKDGHLKTQSHSARAGLQFPVGRIKRYLKKTAQSKIRVGSKSAIYLAAVLEYLTAEVLELAGNAAKDLKVKRITPRHLQLAIRGDEELDTLIKATIAYGGVLPHINKALLLKVERNKK, from the coding sequence ATGTCAGGAAAAGTCCACGGCGGAAAGGGTAAGTCTGGCGCAAAGGACGGCCATTTGAAAACACAGTCCCACTCTGCACGTGCAGGTTTACAGTTCCCCGTTGGTAGAATCAAGAGGTACTTGAAGAAGACGGCACAGTCGAAAATCAGAGTCGGCTCCAAATCGGCCATTTATCTTGCTGCTGTCTTGGAATACCTCACTGCAgaagttttggaattggCAGGAAACGCCGCAAAGGACTTGAAGGTCAAGAGAATAACCCCAAGACATCTACAGTTGGCTATTAGAGGTGACGAAGAATTGGATACTTTGATCAAGGCCACCATCGCATACGGTGGTGTCTTGCCTCATATCAATAAGGCTTTGTTGCTCAAGGtggaaagaaacaaaaaatag
- a CDS encoding uncharacterized protein (PKUD0D02860) codes for MEKTTIDIKSSRSERTTLCLDMGLPLRLLTLFVRRLTWPVSVGIAAVARRDAHFRNMCLKAAQVDDRVRFRHKDDVHHGAALISEFLLYVIVTVFMAVESLRNRQQREEMKYRIQRLEELIYKGSNDSRDSLLKR; via the coding sequence ATGGAAAAGACAACAATTGACATCAAAAGCTCCAGATCTGAGAGAACAACATTGTGTTTAGACATGGGGCTACCGCTGAGACTACTGACGTTGTTTGTGAGACGGCTCACTTGGCCTGTCTCAGTTGGGATTGCAGCAGTTGCTCGACGGGACGCTCATTTCAGGAATATGTGTCTCAAGGCAGCACAAGTTGATGACAGAGTCCGCTTTAGACACAAGGACGATGTCCACCATGGTGCTGCTCTAATCAGCGAGTTTCTACTCTATGTTATAGTTACGGTGTTTATGGCTGTTGAGAGTCTTCGCAACAGACAACAGCGTGAGGAAATGAAGTACAGGATACAACGTTTAGAAGAACTGATCTATAAAGGGAGCAACGACAGCAGAGACTCGTTGCTCAAGAGGTGA
- a CDS encoding uncharacterized protein (PKUD0D02850; similar to Saccharomyces cerevisiae YML043C (RRN11); ancestral locus Anc_6.46) → METPYEQIHTVLEKSVDRRGRILNVYVPHLARHTADRTFQISTRATLDEETLETWTDEHIPYETDRHEGVFHSGEIVGLREQLYLSLKRSYRKTWGSINPTRKDLRKCLISLSGLEESIPPVYYNISPKVDVERVSYIKYNSRIIDNLFYISLYKQDFDLCYELFRILVSTFDTDILQIWPIGVHILVQLNVGDFVQKLQDIYDGELPDDEVLEDLAFLQNRKMIKLMAGTSNRLLLEALEQIVGKRPLQEKVLRFLELILRSSRNQHPLKGLYPEQTLYKREEDRRTRNGDVDNGDNGDEDDSEDEESSSGYEEDDEVEKEKRRIFEGKQEDEEEDEEDEEDDEDEEDSDSSSGEGEGGKAASDAEERDVRISMSSLRKRYPPALHRHSAPLHRHGTRRKTPTFLLSYLWMLARTGDFKKLQDVIEPLLLVIPTSSDARVVLADIMSHVIEIVSSDGNTQEKMDAMLDSWERWKLEYTSKRRSKRGIKQYVQWEKIETALEEFQKLMQEEERYHQESANAHPETPTDHDNYIPISEFMDKFDSFGSDSDSS, encoded by the coding sequence ATGGAGACGCCATACGAACAGATCCATACTGTCTTGGAGAAGAGTGTCGACCGTCGGGGGAGGATCTTGAACGTGTACGTTCCGCATTTGGCGAGACACACTGCAGACAGGACCTTTCAGATTTCAACACGAGCCACACTAGATGAGGAAACATTGGAGACGTGGACGGACGAACACATTCCGTACGAGACGGACCGGCATGAAGGGGTGTTCCACTCTGGGGAAATTGTGGGGTTGAGGGAACAGCTGTATCTCTCTCTGAAACGGTCATACAGGAAGACTTGGGGATCTATCAATCCTACTCGCAAGGATCTTCGCAAGTGTCTGATATCTCTCTCTGGCCTAGAAGAGTCGATCCCCCCCGTGTATTACAACATATCCCCCAAGGTGGACGTTGAGCGGGTGTCGTATATCAAGTACAACTCGAGAATCATTGACAATCTATTCTACATCTCCTTGTACAAGCAAGACTTTGATCTATGCTATGAGTTGTTTCGGATTCTCGTGTCCACTTTTGATACCGACATCTTACAGATATGGCCAATTGGCGTGCACATTCTTGTGCAGCTCAACGTCGGGGACTTTGTACAGAAATTACAGGACATTTATGATGGAGAGCTCCCTGATGACGAGGTCCTTGAAGATCTGGcctttcttcaaaacagGAAAATGATTAAACTCATGGCCGGAACGAGCAACAGGCTCCTCTTGGAGGCGTTGGAGCAAATAGTGGGCAAGCGGCCTCTCCAGGAGAAGGTTCTCAGGTTTTTGGAGCTGATTCTACGAAGTTCCCGAAACCAGCATCCGTTGAAAGGCCTGTACCCTGAACAGACGTTGTATAAGAGAGAGGAGGATAGACGGACCCGGAATGGAGACGTGGACAATGGAGACAATGGAGACGAGGACGACAGCGAGGACGAGGAGTCTTCTAGTGGGTACGAAGAGGACGATGAGGtggagaaggaaaagaggCGGATTTTTGAGGGTAAACaagaagacgaagaagaagacgaagaagacgaagaagacgacgaagatgaggaggatTCTGACTCGTCCAGCGGAGAGGGAGAAGGTGGGAAGGCTGCCAGTGATGCGGAGGAAAGAGATGTACGTATCTCCATGTCCTCACTAAGGAAGAGGTACCCGCCAGCGTTGCATAGACACTCGGCACCACTGCATCGACACGGAACCAGACGGAAAACACCAACGTTTCTGCTCTCCTACTTGTGGATGTTGGCAAGAACGGGCGACTTCAAAAAGTTGCAGGATGTTATTGAGCCGTTGCTCCTTGTCATTCCCACCTCGAGTGACGCAAGGGTCGTGTTGGCCGATATCATGTCGCATGTCATTGAAATCGTCTCGTCAGATGGCAATACacaagagaaaatggaCGCCATGCTGGACTCATGGGAGAGATGGAAGTTGGAATACACCAGTAAACGACGGAGCAAAAGAGGCATTAAACAGTATGTCCAATGGGAGAAGATTGAGACAGCCCTTGAAGAGTTCCAGAAGTTGATGCAGGAGGAAGAGAGGTATCATCAGGAATCTGCAAATGCCCACCCGGAAACCCCCACTGATCACGACAACTATATACCCATAAGTGAGTTTATGGACAAGTTTGATTCCTTTGGCTCGGATTCCGACAGCAGCTGA
- a CDS encoding uncharacterized protein (PKUD0D02900; Pfam Domains: zf-UBR(7.5e-15)), with translation MDTRDAISAPEYLQQQEELETAARESFPHDPRECTYAKGPLRQELYACQTCLKRTGVLNAVCYACSIRCHTSHELVELFTKRNRTCDCGTERIGTPCLVRNPQWSNLMLDKSFGGKFSPDIPDFGNKYGHNFRGRFCSCDEPYNPLEDSNMIQCILGVECDEDWYHEECLMGLKPGIIKRSPAHCDSDQGGNRLDDLDQLKPGDDAANTLQVNDNSISGDEILPLPGFPPLETFETIICWKCSSKFPEAMDDLVQLLHCDTLEYIPSESLDERIKTLKPGNNKKRTKRSYPTTIFLRENYKEILKENVRNHPEGTLARFLKKYPFMYEEDPIYSPPEDDDSSSVFELGIKELNTLPPEQTIQGLEAYQKIKSKLTEFLTPFAREGRIVTKDEVKNFFNNIKK, from the coding sequence ATGGACACCAGAGACGCCATTTCAGCACCAGAGTATCTACAACAGCAGGAGGAGCTGGAGACAGCAGCTAGGGAAAGCTTCCCGCACGATCCAAGAGAGTGCACCTATGCAAAGGGCCCCCTACGTCAGGAACTGTATGCGTGTCAGACATGTCTAAAGAGAACGGGGGTCCTCAATGCCGTTTGCTATGCCTGTAGCATCCGGTGCCACACGTCTCATGAACTGGTGGAGCTCTTTACCAAGAGGAATAGAACTTGTGACTGTGGTACAGAGAGAATCGGTACTCCCTGTTTGGTGAGAAACCCCCAGTGGTCCAATTTGATGTTGGACAAGTCATTTGGGGGGAAATTTAGTCCCGATATACCTGATTTTGGGAACAAGTATGGACATAACTTCCGGGGGCgattttgttcttgtgATGAGCCGTATAATCCATTGGAGGATTCAAATATGATCCAGTGTATTTTGGGTGTGGAATGCGATGAAGACTGGTACCATGAGGAGTGCCTTATGGGATTGAAGCCAGGAATCATTAAGAGGTCTCCTGCACATTGTGATTCAGATCAAGGTGGAAACAGGCTTGACGATTTGGACCAGTTGAAACCCGGCGATGATGCCGCAAATACGCTACAAGTCAATGACAACTCCATAAGTGGTGATGAAATCTTGCCATTACCAGGTTTCCCCCCTCTTGAGACTTTTGAAACTATCATATGCTGGAAATGCTCGTCCAAGTTCCCAGAGGCAATGGACGATCTTGTCCAGCTGCTACACTGCGACACCTTAGAATATATTCCTTCAGAGTCATTGGATGAGAGAATAAAAACCTTAAAACCGGGGAATAATAAGAAACGGACAAAGAGGAGCTATCCAACAACTATATTCTTGAGGGAAAACTATAAAGAGATACTCAAGGAAAACGTTCGGAATCATCCAGAAGGTACACTGGCACGATTTCTCAAAAAGTATCCGTTTATGTATGAGGAGGATCCAATATACAGTCCTCCAGAAGACGACGATTCTTCGTCTGTATTTGAGTTAGGAATAAAGGAGCTGAATACTCTGCCACCAGAACAAACCATACAGGGGCTCGAAGCATATCAGAAAATCAAGTCCAAGTTGACAGAGTTCCTCACACCTTTTGCTCGTGAAGGCAGAATCGTTACAAAGGATGAGGTCAAAAACTTCTTTAACAATATAAAAAAGTGA
- a CDS encoding uncharacterized protein (PKUD0D02870; similar to Saccharomyces cerevisiae YOL013C (HRD1); ancestral locus Anc_6.45): MDNGRQRFGLLGYILASTLIAIHKLAALYDESPNFYVLGAKVSHGDAVIIFGNLLVSMFFGAGILLQNLVFGELRLIEVEHLYERLWPTIISLVVSANIYKSSENSFLLIISSLGLVTSKVFHCIVVDRLDFLIQQHYQRNDQKIWKILVNRVILLLIALLRMDIFMIVSCIDESFIHKSPLLLVLSFEFFLLCIDLSYATVKFSLDVFELYYLQKYPEEEVWAWKKWIDSITKVIISLIKTIMIPTLLLFFAMLESFPFNLFGELFTTILQLFKSVSNLFRLIKSAKRLNDCLGYPTEEELNDCDICIICRDDLTMGGTGTSRSVPRKLNCGHILHDGCIRSWLEMSNACPTCRKDVIPGKDSERGGRRNQQEAEQIELQARVEGPEREEQVPQVEEAAEEPLGGHVDHVVTPAVPTPTMPPSPSPPTVPAEEEEYSRYFEGVPMEAPTTVDRYGDTYTGTVGNSSGISNKLGQVMSRIGGLELNDGQRRQFEHAQALLEGEGEGVVDDEECDFVHELPPGSEVPGDWTIFPVEKGSKEDEFRVRVGRSTRLRVRRVRNGRLVDEETFNKYTR, translated from the coding sequence ATGGACAACGGTAGACAGAGATTCGGACTATTGGGGTACATTTTGGCCAGCACACTTATTGCCATACATAAGCTTGCGGCGCTCTACGACGAATCCCCCAACTTTTACGTCTTAGGTGCCAAAGTATCACACGGAGATGCGGTGATTATATTTGGGAATTTGCTAGTCTCAATGTTTTTCGGGGCTGGTATTCTGTTGCAGAATTTAGTGTTTGGGGAGTTGCGGTTGATCGAAGTGGAGCATCTATACGAGAGGTTGTGGCCGACTATAATTTCACTTGTAGTGTCGGCAAACATCTATAAATCGAGTGAGAACTCCTTCTTATTGATTATCTCCTCGCTTGGATTGGTCACTTCCAAGGTGTTCCATTGCATAGTGGTGGACCGGCTAGATTTTCTGATTCAACAGCATTACCAGAGAAACGaccaaaaaatatggaAGATTCTAGTCAATAGGGTAATTCTTTTACTTATTGCATTGTTAAGAATGGATATTTTCATGATTGTGTCTTGCATTGACGAATCATTTATTCACAAGTCTCCGTTACTACTGGTCTTGtcatttgagtttttcctATTGTGCATAGACTTGTCTTATGCTACTGTTAAGTTTTCCCTTGATGTTTTCGAACTCTATTACCTACAGAAGTACCCCGAGGAGGAGGTTTGGGCATGGAAGAAATGGATTGATTCAATAACCAAAGTAATTATAAGCTTGATCAAGACAATTATGATACCCACATTGCTTTTATTTTTCGCCATGCTAGAAAGTTTCCCATTTAACTTGTTTGGCGAGTTATTCACTACAATTTTGCAGCTATTCAAATCAGTTTCGAATTTATTTAGATTGATAAAAAGCGCCAAGCGTTTGAACGATTGTTTGGGCTATCCGACAGAGGAGGAGTTGAACGACTGCGACATTTGCATCATATGTAGGGACGATCTAACGATGGGTGGCACTGGTACAAGCCGAAGTGTACCACGGAAACTGAATTGTGGACACATATTACACGACGGGTGTATTAGAAGCTGGTTGGAGATGTCAAATGCTTGTCCAACCTGTAGGAAGGACGTTATTCCCGGCAAGGACAGTGAGAGAGGAGGCCGGCGGAACCAACAAGAGGCGGAACAAATTGAACTACAAGCTCGTGTTGAAGGTCCAGAGCGAGAGGAGCAAGTACcacaagttgaagaagctgcTGAAGAGCCACTTGGGGGGCACGTTGACCATGTTGTCACGCCTGCTGTGCCGACACCCACGATGCCACCGTCACCATCACCACCTACAGTGCCGGCGGAGGAGGAAGAGTACAGTCGGTATTTCGAAGGGGTGCCTATGGAAGCGCCAACGACTGTGGATAGATATGGGGACACTTACACTGGCACCGTTGGCAACAGTAGCGGTATCAGCAACAAGCTTGGTCAAGTGATGTCACGGATTGGCGGGCTGGAGCTCAACGACGGTCAGAGGAGACAGTTTGAACATGCACAGGCTTTGCttgaaggagaaggagagggAGTTGTTGATGACGAAGAGTGTGACTTTGTGCATGAGTTGCCACCGGGGAGTGAAGTTCCTGGTGACTGGACTATTTTCCCCGTGGAGAAAGGAAGTAAAGAGGACGAGTTTAGAGTACGGGTTGGACGGTCGACGAGGTTAAGGGTTCGGCGAGTTAGAAACGGACGACTTGTTGATGAGGAGACGTTCAACAAGTACACGAGATGA
- a CDS encoding uncharacterized protein (PKUD0D02890; similar to Saccharomyces cerevisiae YPL230W (USV1) and YMR182C (RGM1); ancestral locus Anc_6.256) yields MQTMAQVKKVSSPKELLEDKAPLSGESEASNQDSTLSKDKKNGRVQVEEGVPLKRPKGKVFQCTGYPGCSMVFTRSEHLARHIRKHTGERPFQCNLCMKKFSRLDNLRQHKQTVHHHQLQHQNFSHSDLKTAKYGNHGTTLNNSKRRSCKNELTNLRNSIDKLYKVNANNNNNNNNNTNDNNENENDNYENKLRDNENRKEHSATNSNAYAPITPSIQTFGDKVTNPLKTPPDSISPSVRKSMLPPPRRNRFLQKHDGFSEIRPTYSKKPVPIIISNDIKNEVKVLTPATGQNSITEASPIPERISQIRQGDTQGSHLVILQPQKSLSLSPSLASFPSKYSSPQVSPSVNAFSDIPAPYPQSQQQHQHQYQPLQPPQSQHRYPPPGYAFPNITPTNTHFDFANPYMSPMYYQPPSAGYGQPMIAETFRHRSHPPYGNQPQVHTPLYPPGYDYGVYAQCQPSLPPPLPQQVQYPQQQQQQQQQQQQQQQQQQQQQQQQQQQQQQQQQQQLYLRRPVERDTVKDSPVTSNGSMAIAVGSGDDKAVEKEKEVVNDEKKLRISSLLNE; encoded by the coding sequence ATGCAGACAATGGCACAGGTGAAGAAGGTTTCGTCACCGAAGGAGCTCTTAGAAGACAAGGCGCCGCTCTCGGGCGAGTCTGAAGCAAGTAACCAGGACAGCACTTTGAGTAAAGACAAGAAGAACGGGCGGGTCCAAGTAGAGGAAGGTGTGCCTCTTAAACGGCCAAAAGGGAAAGTTTTCCAATGTACCGGCTATCCTGGTTGTTCCATGGTATTTACCCGTAGTGAACATTTGGCAAGACACATTAGGAAACACACTGGAGAGAGGCCGTTCCAATGTAACTTGTGTATGAAGAAATTCTCCAGATTGGACAATTTGCGGCAACACAAGCAAACTGtacatcatcatcagctGCAGCATCAGAATTTCAGTCATTCCGATTTGAAAACTGCAAAGTATGGCAACCATGGTACAACTCTGAATAACAGCAAACGTCGGTCTTGTAAGAATGAGCTAACCAATTTGCGAAATTCCATTGACAAGTTATACAAGGTGAATgctaataataataataacaataataataatactaatgataataacgaaaatgagaatgatAACTATGAAAACAAGCTCCGTGATAACGAAAACCGCAAAGAGCATAGTGctacaaattcaaatgctTATGCGCCAATTACTCCATCGATTCAAACCTTTGGTGACAAGGTTACAAATCCGCTGAAAACCCCTCCCGATTCCATCTCCCCCAGTGTACGGAAATCCATGTTACCCCCACCACGTAGGAACAGGTTCCTTCAGAAGCACGACGGCTTCTCAGAGATCCGGCCAACGTATTCGAAAAAACCAGTTCCAATTATTATAAGCAATGACATCAAGAATGAGGTGAAGGTATTAACGCCGGCAACAGGACAAAACTCAATCACAGAAGCCAGTCCAATACCGGAGAGAATATCACAAATAAGACAAGGTGATACTCAAGGTTCACATTTGGTCATATTACAACCACAAAAGTCACTGTCATTATCTCCAAGTTTGGCCAGTTTCCCGTCGAAATATTCATCGCCTCAGGTGTCACCCTCTGTCAATGCATTCAGCGACATACCGGCACCATACCCACAAagtcaacaacaacatcaacaccaGTATCAGCCGCTCCAACCACCCCAATCACAACATCGATACCCACCACCTGGATATGCATTTCCTAATATAACACCAACAAACACccattttgattttgcGAATCCGTACATGTCACCAATGTATTATCAGCCGCCTAGTGCTGGGTATGGACAGCCAATGATTGCAGAAACGTTTCGACATCGATCGCATCCGCCATATGGGAACCAGCCGCAAGTACACACGCCGCTATACCCACCAGGATACGATTACGGAGTGTATGCACAGTGCCAGCCCTCACTCCCGCCACCGTTACCCCAGCAGGTCCAATACCcgcaacagcagcaacagcagcaacagcaacaacaacaacaacaacaacaacaacaacaacaacaacaacaacaacaacaacaacaacaacaacaacaacaacaacagttaTACCTGAGAAGGCCTGTCGAGAGAGATACTGTAAAGGACTCGCCTGTTACTTCCAATGGATCAATGGCGATAGCTGTAGGTAGTGGCGACGACAAGGCGgtggagaaggagaaggaggtAGTGAATGACGAGAAGAAGCTACGGATCTCGAGTTTGCTCAACGAGTAG